The Trueperaceae bacterium sequence GCCGCCGACGCCGTGAAGGCCGGCGACGCCGCCGCCCTCGTGTCGATGGGGCACTCCGGCGCGACGTTGGCGACCGCCCTCCTGGCGTTCGGTCGGGTGCGGGGCCTCGACCGGCCCGCCATCACCGCGACGTTGCCGGCCGCCGCCCGGCCGGTGACGCTCCTGGACGTCGGCGCGAACGCCGACGCGAAACCGCGCATGCTGCAGCAGTTCGCGGTGCTCGGCAGCGTCCACGCCCGCCTCGTGCACGGCGTGGAACGCCCGACGGTGGGGCTGCTGTCGATCGGTGAGGAACCCGGCAAGGGCAACGAACTCGTGCGCGCGACGTACCCGCTGCTCGAGGCGACGCCGGGCGTGGCGTTCCACGGCAACGTCGAGGGCCGCGACCTGCTCGAGGGCACGACCGACGTCGTCGTCACCGACGGCTTCACCGGGAACGTCGCGCTGAAGCTGGCCGAGGGCGAAGCGCGCGTGTTGTTCCGCTGGATTCGCGAGGCGCTCCGCGCCGGACCCCGCGCGATGCTCGGGGGCTGGTTGGCGAAACCGGCGTTGCGGGGGATCGGGGCGCGCCTCGACCCGTCGACGTACGGCGCGCAACCGCTGCTCGGGGTGAAGGCCCCGACCTTCATCGGGCACGGCAGCGCCGACGCGCGCGCCGTCGCGAACGCGCTTCGCTTCGCGGCGCAGGCGGTGCGCGACGACCTGGTCGGGCGCACCTCGACCGCGCTCGCCGACGCGGCCGCCGCCGACCCGCACGACGCTCCCGACGGCTGAGCCCTACTCGGCCTGCGGCGCCCGACCGTCCCGCGCGAAGGTCCACGCCACCGCGCGCGCCTCGAGGTCGTCCAGCGCCCCGACGTGCGCCGCGCGAAGCACGTCGGCGTCGGGGTCGAGGCCCGCCAGCGTCAGCAGGTCGAAGGCGACCACCTCGCTGCGCCGCGCGACGTACAGGTAGTCGTACGGCCCGACCGTCGCGTCGCGCGGGTCGAACGCCGACCCCTGCACCACCGCCGCGTCGCTCGCCTCGGCGCCGACGTCGCGTACGAAGGCGATCCCGCGCGGGGTGCGGGCGTACGCCGCGCCGCTCCCCGCCCGCCCGCTGCGCGGCCCGAGGTCGACGACGCCCGTGAACGTCGCGTCGTCGTCGGTCCGCCACTCCGCGCTGCGGGCGCCGTCGTCCGCCGCCACCGCGAGCAACGCGTCGTCCTCCAGCACCACCAGGCCGCTGCCGCCCACCCCGAGGCCGGTCGCGTCCTCGTACGGCCCGAGGTCGGCGAACGTCGTGACGTCGGCCGGCGCGTCGAGCGCGCGGGTGCGCACCGCGGCGCTCGCGCCGCGCGTCACCCACGCGAACCGCTCGCGGCCGTCCAGCACCGCGAAGGCCGGCGTGGCGGGCGCGTCGTCGCTGCCGACGCTCGCGAAGGCGCGCGTCCCGTCCGGGCGCGCCTCGATCAGGAGCGCCTCCGGCACCCCGGTCGCGTCCCCGCACGCGCGGGCGTCGTGCGTCACGCCGA is a genomic window containing:
- the plsX gene encoding phosphate acyltransferase PlsX, which codes for MPHLPLALDAMGGDRMPDAAVDGALAAVRDPGDGLRVLLVGDEAALRAALDARPEAAEALASGALAVRHAPDVVAMEEAATDVRRRTGSSVRVAADAVKAGDAAALVSMGHSGATLATALLAFGRVRGLDRPAITATLPAAARPVTLLDVGANADAKPRMLQQFAVLGSVHARLVHGVERPTVGLLSIGEEPGKGNELVRATYPLLEATPGVAFHGNVEGRDLLEGTTDVVVTDGFTGNVALKLAEGEARVLFRWIREALRAGPRAMLGGWLAKPALRGIGARLDPSTYGAQPLLGVKAPTFIGHGSADARAVANALRFAAQAVRDDLVGRTSTALADAAAADPHDAPDG